The genome window TGTTTATTTTGCGCCTGATTCAGATTGAATCCGGTTCCCGTGTCCCGGTATTCCAATTCCACGCAGCCGTCCGAGTTTTTCAGATCCAGAAAAATTTCTCCGCGTTCCTGATCGCCGAAGGCGTATTTTAAGGAATTGGTAAGAAGTTCGTTGAGAATCAGTCCGATCGGAATCGCACGGTCGATGGAGATATAGAAAGAATTTTCCAAGTTGTGGAAGCGGATTTTTCCGGCCTGCCCATACACGGAAAGAAGATTGGAGGAAAGAGAAAAACAATAACTCTTCAGATCCACCTTTGCGAGATTATCCGAACGGTAAAGTTCCTCGTGAACCAAGGCCATGGACTTGACTCGAAGTTCGCATTCGCGGAGCACCTTTTGCAGATACGGGTCCTCCTTAAATTCGGAATGAAGACTCAGAAGACTCGAAACGATCTGAAGATTGTTTTTGACTCGATGATGAATCTCCTGCAGCATCAGTTCCTTTTCCTTCAAGGATTCCTGCATGCGTTTCTGAGTGAGATTTCTTTCGGTCACGTCGTGTATGATCGAATACAAGTGAATTCTTCCGTTGATCGAAATCGGTCCGGAAAACACTTCCACGTCGCGAAGTTCCCCCGATTTTAAACGATGAATGAAATTGAAATACAATCGATTTTCGGAGCTGGCTTTGAGCATTTCCGTTTTCACTTCTTCCGGACCGAGAATATTCACGTCGCTGATTTTTAGATTGAGAAATTCCTCGCGGGAATATCCGTAAAATTCGAGAGCCGAATCGCTCACGTTCACGAGTCTTCCCGTCTCCACATCGATGATGAGTTTGATCGCCAGATTCTTATGAAAGATCTGAAAGAATTGTTCCTCCAATCTTTGTGTAACTTGGGGATCGGAATCTTCCGGCGAAGAATTTGCGTTTGGCGGATTCATATGAACAGAACCCATAGGATTGCCGAAATCTACAAAACTGTAAATGAAATTTACGGTGTTTGAAAGGAGGAATCCGGCTTTGTCAAAAAATTTCACCGCAAGATTCCCTTTTAGAATGAGGTTCTTATTTTCGGATTTTATTTGAATCGTTCAAAAAAAATGATTTGCTCTCCCGAAAGCCGGGTCCGAACTTGCAAGAAGTTGAAAAATTATAGCGATTGCTACAGGAAATTTTATGGAATTTTTAGCGGAAAACAAGGAATTGATCGGGATTCTCATGATGCCCGTTACCTACGGGTTTGTCGGCTGGTTTACGAACGTGGTCGCTTTGAAAATGACCTTTTACCCGTTGGAGTTTGTAGGCATTCCTCCGTATTTGGGTTGGCAGGGAATCGTTCCTAAAAAGTCCCAAAAACTCGCCTTAAAATCGGTCAATATCATGACCGAACGTTTGATCAAGGTCGAGGACTTCTTTTCCAAGGTCGATCCGGATCAGTTGGAAAAGGAATTTCAACCCGTTCTCGACGGGCTCGTTCCCGAAGCGACCCGCGAAATCGTTCATCATATCAATCCTTCCCTGCGTTCCCGATTGGAAGGGGACGAAGAAGCGAGAATCATCTCCGGTGTTCAGAAAAAGAGCGAACATACGGTTAAGAATATTATGATACAGGTAAAGGAGAACGTCTCGAGCGTTTTCAACTTCCGCTCCCTGGTTCTGCGCAAACTGACCGGACCGAACGTAAAACGAATCGTGGATATTTTTCAGGAAGTCGGCTCGAAAGAATTCAAATTCATCGAACAATGCGGCTGGTATTTAGGAGGTGCGATGGGAATTCTCCAGGCTCTCGCTTGGAATCTGTTCCCGTATTGGTGGACCTTGCCGATCCAGGGAGTCGTGGTCGGTTACATCACGAACTGGGTCGCTCTTACGATGATCTTTCGCCCCCTCTATGAAAAGAAGATGGGACCGATCCGGTATCAAGGACTCTTTTTAAAGCGACAAGAAGACGTTTCCAAAAAATATTCGAACGTGTTTGCGACGCAAGTGTTGACCGCGAGAAACGTCCTCGAAGAGATTCTTTACAAACGTGCGGCGCGTTCGCTCGTCGAAACCATCCAAACCGAAACGGAAGAAGCCGCAAAACGTCTTCATCTCAACGGAGGATTGGATTCCGAAACGAGCAACGAGAACTCCGAATTCGAAACCACAAAGAAGGAAGTCATCGCGAAGATTTCCGAAACTCTCGCGAATAGTTCGAACAAGCTCGAAACGTATATGGGAAGAGCGATGTCCATCGAGAACAATATGTTCAAACGAATGAAGGATCTTCCTCCGGAAGAATTCGAACCGATTCTCCGTTCCGCGTTTCAAGAAGACGAATACGTTCTTATCCTCATCGGATCGGTGTTAGGCGCAGTGGTCGGTTTGATCCAAGGGCTTTACATGCTCTACATTTCCTGATACGAATATGAAATCGATTCGATTGACGGAAGATTCTCCCGAACACTTTTTGAAAAAAGTTCAGAAGGCGCTCAGTGGAAAGGAACTCGGTAAGATCGTCAGTTTTCAACTCGAAGAGGAAAAACTTACGATCCGTTTTGCGGGTTTGGGAGAATCGCGGATCTGGTATTCCGTTCGAAAATCACAAACCGGTTACGAAGCGGTCAAACTCAAAGAGAAGATCGCGTTCACTCATATCGCGTTTCGTTCCGGAATCGAATCGGAGTTAAGAAGCTTGATGGAAAGATTCGGAGCGGAAATAACGGACGAATGAAGAATTCCGTATTCGCTTCCCATCAGCGATCGATTTCAAAAGCGTTACAAATCCCGATCGGAAACGGAGAACACTTGGCAGCCGAAATTTACGGCAAATTCCCTCTTCCCAAAAATTCTCCCGCACCGGTGATCTGCATTCACGGGTTGACCGGAAATCTCAAAAACTTCGCGCCTCTCGCACGCGATCTCGTCAAACAAGGGTTAACCGTAATCGCATACGATTTGAAAGGAAGAGGAAAATCCTCCAAACCTCGTTCGCAATATTCTCACGAATCGCATGCGGACGATCTAAAGTCGATGTTGGATTTTTTAAAAATCGAAAAAGCCAATCTTCTCGCGCATTCGCTCGGTTGTTGGATTTCTCTTGCCTTCGGAAAGAAGTTTCCGAATCGAACCGGAAAACTTTGTCTGATCGACGGAGGAGGACAACTTTCCTTAAAACGAAAACTTTCCAATCTTCTGATGATTCAGGAATCTCTAAAACGTCTCGGAAGAATCTTTCCGTCACGGGAAACGTATCTACAACTCGCAAAAAAATCTCCGATTTTGGGATCTTGGAACGAGGACGTGGAAACCTTTTTGAACTACGAATTGGAAGATGTGAACGGAAGCGGAAACGGACAATCCGGTTTTCAATGCAGCATACCGAAGTATGTGATCGATTCCGAACTTTCCAGTATGGGAGGCGCGATGAATCCCTGGGAAATTCCGATTCGTTTATTCAAGAATCCGATCGCAAGTTTTCGAACATTCAAAAAAGCGAAAGTGCTTCCCTACTCTCAAATCGTTTCTCCCGTGCTCGTGATTCGCGCGGGCAAACCGAATTTCAAAAAAGGAGACGAACTCCTTCCGGATACGGCGATCGCCGTCTTTCAAAAAGAATTCAAATGCTCCGTCTTTCTGACCCTTCCGGACAAAAATCATTACGAAGCCATCCTTACTCCCGATCTCAAACGGGACGAAACCATCGCCTGGTTTTTTTGCACTTTCAGAGGCTAAATTTCCCGATCGAAATCGAGAACGGAGCGTTATAAAAAGATTTGATTCTCTTCTTTGGAGCCGGGAAGCGAAATCCACGTCGAAGTTTTCCAGATCAAAGCCGACAAAAAAAGCAAAAGAAAACCCGCCCGGATCCGATCGTATTTTTTCGGAAAGATAAGATCGGAAGTTCCCGGTTTCGGAATCGATCCGCGCTCGTATTTCATCTTGGATTGACTCGCAATCTTTTCAATCCCGCCGACGTGCAGCACCGGAATCTTTCGTTCCAAAAAAAGTTTCAAAACGGAATCGGGAAGTTCCGAAACTTCTTCTTCATTCACCACGATTCCTTTCGGAATTTTCTTTTTGCCGAGACTGGTTCCGGAGGAAACGGTCCCTCCTCCGATATTCACATACAATACCGGGTTCGATTTTCCGTAGATTTTCATGCGTTTGTCGAGAGAATCCTGGAAGGAATCGGAGGACAAATACGAATATCCGTTTTTGCGGATCGAAAAAAGAATCGAGTCTCGCCCTTCTTTTCCGATTCCGATTCCCGAATCGGAAATTCCTCCCGTCGACATATAAATCGATTTTTGGAATATACTGTTTTTCTGATAGAGTTCGTTTTCCAGATCGGGCCAGAGAAATCCGATTCGATTTGAGCCGTACTGGGAGGAAGAGACGCTTGCAATCGAAACGACCTTCAGTCCCATCGTATCGGCCGCGATCCAAAACGAAATATTGAGAGCGGGAAAAGAGCCGGACATTCCTACCGCAATCGTATCTCCTTTTTTTAGATTCGAATTGCGAAATTGTTCCAGAAACCAGGCCGTAAAATCGGGATGCACCGAGGCTTGTTTTGCGGAAAGTTTGCCGGCGGAACTCGTAACGGGAGAAAGTTCCGGTCCGATCAAGGCGGAATCCGCCGGATCCAAGTTCGGATCGATCGCAAGATTTTGAGACAAAGCCTTTTCGCGAATTTTCTGAAACGCTTCGTATGTTCTCTGGCTTGCTTTATATTTGATCTCCGCATCGGCGACGGATACGGTAGTAGGAAAAAATTCGACCGTAAACAAACCGAGTACCGATCCGAATGCCAAAAGAAAAATTCCGATCGTAGACCGATCGACACGGGAATGAATCAACTCCTTTCGGTCTTTCATCCGCGAATCTCCTCTCCGAACGCGAGGATCAAAAACAAACGCACCAAAACGGAAGCCGTCAAAGTTGCACAAGCCGTTCGAAACACTCCTTGTTTTTCCGAAGAAAGGACGATCAGACCGGGAACAATATGGCCGATCGCCCCGGATTCAAATTCCATTGTATTCGAGAAATAGAATGTAGAAATGAAGTCCGAAAAAAGAGAAAACAAAATCGAAAGCAATAGGATAAAAACCGTTTTTCTCTGACCGAAACTCAGAAAGAACGATTCGGAAAGTCGATAGACGACCAGCGTCAAAATAGAACTTAAAAACAGAGGAATCAAAACCCAGGGACGATCCAAATACAACGCGATATAACCGGGAACCACCCATCCGCCCGGATGCAGTCCCGTTTTTTCCCAAAGCAAAAAACCGAATAAAATTCCGATTCCGATGGATACGGTTACGAGTTCCATTCTTTCCCCTGAAACGAATTGAGCTTATCCGCCGTCTCCTGCATCCAAATTCTTCCCTTGCCTTGATAGTTTCCCGCTCCGATCCAGAGATTTGCGTCCGACGCAACGTTCCGCGGTTCTAAAATCAAGGCTGCGTTTCCTCGATACCTGGATCGAAACAAGGAAAACCAAGGACCCCAAAAAAGAATCTCTTTGATTTCCGCTCGTTTGGAAAATAAATTTGCAAATTCGACGGTACGGAACGGTCTTTCCCGTTTCGAATTGAATACAACTACAACGGAACCGCCGGCCGACGTCGCAAGTTGCGCTTTTAAGATTTGTTCCCAAGAGATCGTATCGTTGGCCGCAAAAGCGAAGACAAAGGTTTTTATTTGTTCTTCGAGTTCGATCGTTTGAACGCGCAATGCTCCCGGATCCGGGGCACAACTTGCGATTCCTTTTACGATCGCCTCAGCGGTTACGCCTAACGTTTCACAAAGTCGGATCGCGATTTCGACATTCTCTCGATGTTCCGGATAACGCATTGTCAGCAATGCGGCGTCGATCTGAGCCGTAGTAAACGAGGAATCCGCATTCAAAACCGAGGTTCGATTTTGCTCCGCGCTCCTCCGTAAAATTTCGTTTTGTTCCAGATTCTTTCCAACGATAAGAACGCCGTCCTTGGGAATCGTATGTGCAAACGAACGCAAGGCGGTTTCCTCCGTATCGATCCATTCTCCGTGATCGTTTCGAACGTTCGCGATCACGGCATGTGTAGCGGAAATCAAAATGTCTTCGGATTCTTTTTGATACTTCGGTTGAACGGCCATACATTCCATCACAACCGCGTCCGCGCATTTCCGCGCGGCAAACCGCAAAAAGGATTTTTGTTCCGAAATGGAGATCTTATTTCGAAAGATCCGTCGTTCGCTACGATCCGGAAATAACAAACTCGCGGCCGAGCCGGTCGCCTTTGAATAAACGTTCCAACCCGCTTCGACAAGAATCGAATGCGCCAATCTCGTAATCGAGGATTTCCCCCTGGTTCCGTTGATATGAATTCGAATCGGAATTCGTTTTTGAATCGAAAGATGATTTCTTTTTTCGATCCAAAGGGCGGCGCAGAAACTCAAAAAGATAAGGCTGAAAATCGCGATCGCAAAGGGCATAATAAAGTCAACGTTCGGGCGAATCCAAGGATAATAAAATGGCAGTAATATCGTCTTGTATTTTTTGAGTTCCGAGATGATCCATGAGGTTCTGTAAAATCGAAGGAATCGTTTCCTCCATCGGCTCGGTGAATTTTTCCGCGAGAATTTTCTGAACGGCAAGTTCGCCGAATTGCTGTTTGTCGGAGTTGAATTCTTCGTAGATTCCGTCCGTGAGCAGAAACAAACGATCCCCGTGCTGATAACTCAGTTTAAAAACTCCGTATTGATTGCCAGGGTCCAAACCCAATAAGGAGCCGGTCCTGTCCAAACCCATAACCAAGTCTTTGGAAAGAAAAAATTGAGGAGGATGTCCTCCCGATGAATAGACGATCTTTCTGGAAACTGTGTCGATGTCCGCGAGGAAACAGGAAAAAAACATCCCGATATTTCCGAAGTTTCTACAATATTCCCGGTTGAATTCTCCGAGAATCGTTCCTGGATCGGCTTCTTTCTTTTTGATCGATTCCAGAATTCCTTTGAGAGTCATCGTCAAAAGCGCGGCTTGCACCCCGTGGCCCGTCGCGTCCGCAAGAAAGATACGCAACACACCGGGACGGATCTCGAAAAAATCGTAGAGATCCCCGCCGACTTCCATCATCGGAAGATACGCGGAATGGATCCGGATTCCCGGCATCGAAGGAATTTCGGGAAGAATTTCAGATTGAAGTCGTTTGGCAAGACTCAATTCTTCCTTCATGCCCTTGTAATAGTTGGCGAGAAGTCTGGATCTTTGTCTTACCTTCTCCTCCAACCGTTCGAGAAGCTCCTCTTTTTCCCGGTCCATCTTTTTGAGAGTCTGATTGGCCCGTTTCAACTCCATTAGAATTCTATGTTTTTCTGATATATCTCGGATGATGATGTGATATTGATAATCCTCGGGCGGTCCCGTCACGGAAACGGAGACTTCGGAGATCAGAATCGTTTTGTCCTTTCGGATCAAGCGGATGGGACCGAACGGTTTTTGTCTTTTTTTATCGGGCAATTTGGCGACGTTTTTTAGAATCCGATAAAATCGGTTTCGAATCCGGAGCGGAAATTGCTGTTCGATGGAATTCCCCAGAAGTTCGGATGCGAGAAAACCGGACATTTTTTCCGCGGCGGGATTGATGAGAAATACGCGAAAATCCTTATCGAGAGAAACGATCGCGTCGATTGCAGAATGAAATAAAATCGAATAGCGTTCCTCCGGGTCGTAACTTTTGTGTTCTGATCGCGTGGAACCGGTCATGGCTGGATTGGAGTTTAAAGAGAGTCTATTAGAATGTCGTGATTCTCCCCTAAAGTCAAGGATCTTTCAGAAAGATTCCGGTAGATCCACGTAAAAGCGGGTGGTTCCGTCCACGCATTCGAAAGAGAGATCTCCTCCCATTTCGCGGACGAGGTTGTAAGAAACGGTCAAACCGAGTCCGGTTCCTTTGCCGATTTCCTTTGTGGTATAAAACGGATCAAAGAGTTTGTGTCTGTTCTCTTCGGAGATTCCCGGTCCCGTATCCTCGATGACGGTTCGAACGAAACTCCGATCTCCCTTTTTGAACTTCTGCCAATAGACGGTGATGGTTTTTGCTTTTGCGGAATCGGCGTTGCTTTCGATCGCGTCCTTTGCATTGGTCAAAAGATTCAGGTAAACCTGTCTCAGTCTTCCGGCGGAACAAACAGCGTAGATGGGAATGTCGAGCGTAGGAGCGACGGTTTCGATTCCCGCTTTTCGGAAGCCGTTCTTTAACAGACCGAAGGTGGAACAGAAAACGGTGGTCAGATCGTGGACCTTCGCTTCTTCCTTTTCCAAACGAGTGAAGGTGAGCATGTCTTTGACGATTTCGGAAATTCGATTGCTTTCCTGCAGAATGATTCCCGCGTATTTGCGGAGCGGGTTTCCGGTTTCGATTCCGTTGAAAACCATTTCCGCGTAATTGATGACGCCCATCAAAGGATTGTTGATCTCGTGCGCGACCCCTGCGGAAAGAGTTCCGATCGCTTCCAACTTCTGTTTTTGAACCCAAGAATCGGCGGGTTTTTCCAAATCGTTTCCGAAACTCGATCCCACAGCGGCATCGTAACGTAGAAAGGGTCGCTCCTGAAACTGAGGAGATTCTAAGTATGCGAAAATCTGCAACTCTTCCGGATCGAACGCGAAGGAAACCATGAATTCTTTTTTGAATCCGTGTTTGGTGAGAATGAAAACGGAATACGCCGGAGATTCATCTAGAACGTTGGTGGAAGGCCACAAAGACGGGTCACAGAGATTCGGTTTAGCGGTTTTGAATTCACAGATTCGGTTCCAGTATTCGATTCCCTCGAGTTCCGATTTGGAATAGCCGAAGGTACGGGAAAATGCCGTGTTGACTTTTCGGATGAGAAGCGTCGGCTCTAAAATGCAGGCCGGTACCGGGGAATGTTCGAAGAAGTTGTAAGACATCCGGTTTTAAGCTATCACAGTGGGAAAAAGCCCCTCCAATCTATGATAGATTAGAACCGGAAAGCGTTTAGAATCTAACGTCAGAATCCGGTAAATTCTGTTTCAAAAGAATAGAATTCTCAGTACACTTTGAGTAATTCTACTTCAAAAATGAGAGTTGAATTCGGTGGAATCGCCGCCCCCGCTCCTCTCGAACCGTAACCGAGTTCGGGGGGAATGGTCAACTTGCGAATTCCGCCTTCCTTCATACCGCGAACCCCGCGATCCCATCCTTTGATGACTTCTCCCGCTCCGAGGTTGAACGTGAACGGAGTTCTTCTATCTCTGGAACTGTCGAACTTCTTTCCGTTTGTAAGAGTTCCCACATAATGAACGGTCACATTCGAACCGGAGAAGGCTTCCTTCCCTGTTCCGACACGAATGTCCTTGATGACGAGATCTTCCGCGAAGCTCGGAGTCGACAGGGCGAACAAAATCGCTCCAATCCATAAAGCACGTACTGATTTCATTTTCCTCTTCCTCCGGTCCTTCTAACGGTTGCGCCTCCGGAAAATCCGCCTTTCGACTGATTTCCATGAATCTTACCGGAAGAAGCTCCTCCGCCTTTGAGAGATTGTTTTTTCTCGAACTCTTTTTTTAATTCTTCAGAATCGACTACAGCGATCTGTTTGCCTTGGATTTCTTTTTTATTCAAAGCCGCGACCGCCTTCGCACCCGCAGCGTCTTCCATTTCAACGGATCCATAGGACAAGGAACGGCCCGTGGTTTTATCTTTTTTAATATGCGCTTCCTGGACGGTTCCAAATTCCGAAAAAATCTTTTTTAACTCGTCCTCGGTCAACTCCTGAGGCAGATTTCCTACTGATATCTTCATGATTTTTCCTTCTCGGGAATCAATTTGCAAAATCCAATTCTATTGAAAACCAAATTCCAAACCGCGAAAAACAAAACGAACGGGTTTGTGTTTCTCTCCCATTAAAGAAATTTCCAAAGAAAGGGGAATCCGGAATTCTGGGGCTTATGGCCGATTTTTTTCAATTGAATCCAGGTGAAATTCTTACCTTAGTCGAAAAAGCGGGATACGAACCCTCCGGTCATTGTATGGCATTGAACAGTTTGGAGAATCGTGTGTTCGACCTGCGGCTCGAAGACGGTTCTCATATCATCTCCAAATTCTACCGTCCCGGACGATGGACCGACGAGCAGATTTTGGAAGAACACGAATTCCTTCGGGATTTGCAGGAAGCCGAAATCCCCGTTTGTTGTCCTTTGCTCTTTGAGGACGGAAGCAGCCTGGCTTCGTTTCAAGACGAGATCTATTATTCGTTTTGGCCTCGGGTCGGAGGAAGATCGCCGGACGAACTCAGTCCGGAAAATCTCCGGATTTTGGGAAGGCTTCTCGCGAGAATCCATAACGTCGGTCAGGCGAAACACTTCGAACATAGAATCTCGCTGGATTCTTTGACCTACGGAACTTATCCTTTGGAAACGCTGCTTCGAGGAGAATGGATTCCTTCGAGCTGCAAAAAAGAATATGCAGAAACCGCGAATCGAATTTTCGACCTCTTCCGGGAAAGGATCGAGTCGGTTCCGTTGCATCGAATCCACGGAGATTGTCATAAGGGAAATCTTCTCTTCGGAAAAGACGGCTGGTTCTTTGTGGACTTTGACGATTGTTTGAAAGGCCCGGCGGTTCAGGATTTTTGGATGCTTCTTTCCCGAGGCAAAGACGGTTTGGAAGAAAGAGAATATCTTCTTTCCGGCTACAGAGAATTTCGGGACTTTGAAGAGCGTTGGTTTGATCTTATGGAAATTCTGCGCGCAATGCGTTTCGTACATTATTCAGCTTGGATTTCGAGCCGATTTACGACCGATCCTTCGTTTCCGGTCGCCTTTCCTCATTTTGCGGGAAACGAATACTGGGAAAAAGAAACTTTGGAACTCAAAGAACAATACAAACTCATTCTGGATTCCTTAGGGGGGAAATATTTCTTTTCCGTTACAGATTCTCTTCCGGAGGAAGAAGAACTGACCAACAAAGATTTTTTTTGGGATTTGGAAGATTAACCGGTTGATTTTGTAACGGAAAAGTAATAATCACGGATGGGTTTCCGGCAAAATTTCAGTTGTCCGATGCCCCCGATCCAAAAGACTCAAAAGAACTCGAAACAAGAGTCGAAGCGAAAAAAACTGTAGATTCTACAAAACAATAAACGGAAGCGTTTCATGGACTTTTTTTTAATCATCGTTGTTCTCATGGCGATCCTCGGAGTCGGAGATCTCTTAGTCGGAGTTTCGAACGACGCAGTAAACTTTACGAATTCCGCCGTGGGTTCTAAAGCATCCTCTAAAAGAATCATTCTGGTCGTAGCGGGAATCGGAATTATCCTCGGCGCACTTTCTTCCACAGGAATGATGGAAGTCGCGAGAAAAGGGATTTTCCATCCGAGCGGTTTCGCGCTCCAGGATTTGATGTTTTTATTCTTCGCTGTGATGCTGACGGACATCGTTCTTCTGGATCTTTACAACACTCTCGGACTTCCTACATCGACTACGGTATCCTTGGTTTTCGAACTTTTAGGAGCGGCCCTCGCGATCGCATTCTTAAAAACGGGAACCTTAAACGGAGCTTTTCAGATCATCAACTCGGAAAGCGCATTGAAGATCATCTTCGGAATCATAACGAGCGTGATCGTGGCGTTCTTTTCGGGAATGATATTGCAGTTCGTTTTCCGATTCATCTTCTCCTTCAATCTGAAGAATTCGATGAAATACTTCGGAGGATTGTTCGGCGGTCTTTCCATGACGACGGTGGCGTTTTTTACGCTTTTATCCGCGATGAAAGGCTCCAGCGTAATCCCGCCCGAAATCGTTAAATACATCAACGAAAACTTTACGAACATTCTTTTAGCGACGTTCGCGGGATTCGCGATCATTTTCCAATTCTTTGTATTATTAGAATGGAATATTCTAAAATTCTTGGTTTTAGTCGGAACCGGGTCTCTCGCGATGGCTTTTGCGAGCAACGACTTAGTGAACTTCATCGGGGTTCCTCTCGCGAGTTTCGCGACCTGGAACCTGATCCAAGCGGGGGGCGGGGACGCGAGCGCCCTTGCAACCGGACTGGCGGGAAACGTTCCTACTCCGAACTTTATTCTGTTAGGCGCGGCTTGTGTGATGCTTTTCCCGCTTTGGTTTTCCAAAAAAGCGTCAACGGTCACACAAACCGAAGTGACTCTCGGTTCCCAAGGAGAAACATTAGAAAGTTTTAATACGAGTTTGGTTGCGCGCGTTTTCGTTCAGATCGCTCTCGGAATCTACACTCCGATCAAGGCGATACTTCCCGCGGGTGTCCGCAACTTTATCGGAAAACGTTTCGAACAAAGAAACGGCTTTGCGGAAATCGTAAAAGTTCACGAAACCGAAGCGTTCGATATGCTCCGAGCTTCCGTGAACATTCAGATTTCCAGCGCGTTGATTTTGATCGGAACCCTCTACAAACTTCCTCTTTCCACAACCTTCGTAACATTTATGGTGGCGATGGGAACGTCATTGACCGACGGAGCCTGGAACAAGGACAATGCCGTCAACCGAGTGAGCGGTGTTCTTACCGTTGTGGGCGGCTGGTTCTTCACAGCGATCATGGCGTCGACGACTGCGGGAATCATCGGTTCGATTCTTTATCTATTCGGATTTTCTTCCGTGATCGTTCTCGTGTTGGTGGCGGGGCTTTTGATCTTCCTCTTCGGAAGAATCCACAAGAAGCGTCAGGAAACCTACGACGAGAATCTCGAAAAACTCATCACTCTCAAAAAACATCCCGAGCGCGCCCTTTCCAGAACGATTTCTTCCATGCTCGCGAGCTTGAGCGTTGCGAG of Leptospira sanjuanensis contains these proteins:
- a CDS encoding FKBP-type peptidyl-prolyl cis-trans isomerase; its protein translation is MKSVRALWIGAILFALSTPSFAEDLVIKDIRVGTGKEAFSGSNVTVHYVGTLTNGKKFDSSRDRRTPFTFNLGAGEVIKGWDRGVRGMKEGGIRKLTIPPELGYGSRGAGAAIPPNSTLIFEVELLKVY
- a CDS encoding RNA recognition motif domain-containing protein, translating into MQIDSREGKIMKISVGNLPQELTEDELKKIFSEFGTVQEAHIKKDKTTGRSLSYGSVEMEDAAGAKAVAALNKKEIQGKQIAVVDSEELKKEFEKKQSLKGGGASSGKIHGNQSKGGFSGGATVRRTGGRGK
- a CDS encoding serine/threonine protein kinase, producing MADFFQLNPGEILTLVEKAGYEPSGHCMALNSLENRVFDLRLEDGSHIISKFYRPGRWTDEQILEEHEFLRDLQEAEIPVCCPLLFEDGSSLASFQDEIYYSFWPRVGGRSPDELSPENLRILGRLLARIHNVGQAKHFEHRISLDSLTYGTYPLETLLRGEWIPSSCKKEYAETANRIFDLFRERIESVPLHRIHGDCHKGNLLFGKDGWFFVDFDDCLKGPAVQDFWMLLSRGKDGLEEREYLLSGYREFRDFEERWFDLMEILRAMRFVHYSAWISSRFTTDPSFPVAFPHFAGNEYWEKETLELKEQYKLILDSLGGKYFFSVTDSLPEEEELTNKDFFWDLED
- a CDS encoding inorganic phosphate transporter, coding for MDFFLIIVVLMAILGVGDLLVGVSNDAVNFTNSAVGSKASSKRIILVVAGIGIILGALSSTGMMEVARKGIFHPSGFALQDLMFLFFAVMLTDIVLLDLYNTLGLPTSTTVSLVFELLGAALAIAFLKTGTLNGAFQIINSESALKIIFGIITSVIVAFFSGMILQFVFRFIFSFNLKNSMKYFGGLFGGLSMTTVAFFTLLSAMKGSSVIPPEIVKYINENFTNILLATFAGFAIIFQFFVLLEWNILKFLVLVGTGSLAMAFASNDLVNFIGVPLASFATWNLIQAGGGDASALATGLAGNVPTPNFILLGAACVMLFPLWFSKKASTVTQTEVTLGSQGETLESFNTSLVARVFVQIALGIYTPIKAILPAGVRNFIGKRFEQRNGFAEIVKVHETEAFDMLRASVNIQISSALILIGTLYKLPLSTTFVTFMVAMGTSLTDGAWNKDNAVNRVSGVLTVVGGWFFTAIMASTTAGIIGSILYLFGFSSVIVLVLVAGLLIFLFGRIHKKRQETYDENLEKLITLKKHPERALSRTISSMLASLSVARKALNNACAGYVNGKKKNFRQTQKLLKDLKKMRENSLSSFLSIANKHLEEDDLSSIHPITESINHLDRITESIWNILRTSSNGISSFHEVSKDEKEEVKELRKSATNLMELLADSDKFPDLLEKARSEKKTKNLEKIKQNIYKSQMKRIKKGDSKLKSSVSYFVIIDELIDINENLLSLAEELSVAIPWTEKKKIELQSKSLLALKSEEKKKKK